The following are from one region of the Salvia hispanica cultivar TCC Black 2014 chromosome 1, UniMelb_Shisp_WGS_1.0, whole genome shotgun sequence genome:
- the LOC125218896 gene encoding adenylate isopentenyltransferase 3, chloroplastic, whose translation MKLTLSASQQIRPSLHLPTTSSQLLRHGQLKEKVVVVLGVTGAGKSRLSIDLATRFSSEIINSDKMQVYQGLEIATNKITDEERRGVPHHLLGVADPESDFSTAEFRAMASISLRSILRRRNLPIIVGGSNSFVEALVDASFRSRYDCCFLWVDVAMPVLASFVSDRVDRMVERGMIEEVRAFFRSNGDYSRGIRRAIGVPELDEYFRVESECDEETRARALAEAIDAIKVNTSRLACRQLEKIHRLRNIRDWRMHRLDATEVFGKRGGEAEAVWNSVVAGTAEAVVSRFLYDSEPVAYGGAMSMRSGARPLLAATAN comes from the coding sequence CCGACCACGAGCAGTCAGCTCCTCCGCCACGGCCAGCTGAAGgagaaggtggtggtggtgctAGGCGTCACCGGCGCCGGTAAATCACGCCTATCGATCGACCTCGCCACTCGCTTCTCCTCGGAGATCATCAATTCCGACAAAATGCAGGTCTACCAAGGCCTCGAAATCGCCACCAACAAAATCACCGACGAGGAGCGGCGCGGCGTGCCGCACCACCTCCTCGGCGTCGCCGATCCCGAATCCGACTTCTCCACCGCCGAATTCCGCGCAATGGCGTCGATCTCGCTGCGGTCGATCCTCCGCCGCCGGAACCTTCCGATCATCGTCGGAGGCTCAAATTCGTTCGTCGAGGCGCTCGTCGACGCGAGCTTCCGATCGCGCTACGATTGCTGCTTCCTGTGGGTGGACGTCGCGATGCCTGTGCTGGCCTCGTTCGTGTCGGATCGCGTGGACAGGATGGTGGAGAGAGGGATGATCGAAGAAGTTAGGGCTTTTTTCCGGTCCAACGGCGATTACTCGCGGGGGATCCGGCGCGCGATCGGCGTGCCCGAGTTGGACGAGTATTTCCGAGTGGAATCGGAGTGCGACGAGGAGACTCGCGCTAGGGCTCTGGCGGAGGCGATCGACGCGATCAAGGTGAACACGAGCAGGCTGGCGTGCCGGCAGCTGGAGAAGATCCACCGGCTGAGGAACATCAGAGACTGGCGGATGCACCGCCTCGACGCGACGGAGGTGTTCGGGAAGCGCGGCGGGGAGGCAGAGGCGGTGTGGAATAGCGTGGTGGCGGGGACTGCGGAGGCGGTAGTCAGTAGGTTTTTGTACGATTCGGAGCCTGTGGCTTACGGTGGGGCGATGTCGATGAGGAGCGGCGCTCGGCCGCTGTTGGCGGCGACGGCGAATTGA
- the LOC125202434 gene encoding DUF21 domain-containing protein At4g14240-like isoform X2 gives MDWSVNTAAMVSPFADSNDIEFGNPWWFVFAGVSCFLVLFAGIMSGLTLGLMSLGIVELEILQRSGTSTEKKQAAVIFPVVQKQHQLLVTLLLCNAAAMEALPLYLDKLFHPVVAVILSVTFVLAFGEIIPQAACSRYGLAVGANCVWLVRILMIICYPIAYPIGKILDFVLGHQDALFRRPQLKALVSIHSQEAGRGGELTHDEATIINGALDLTEKTAEEAMTPIESTFSLDANTKLNWETIGKILARGHSRIPVYLGNPKNIIGLLLVKNLLTVRAEVETPVSAVSIRRMPRVPADMPLYDILNEFQKGGSHIAAVVKVREKEKKLISSNVMVGEKISTKGDSQLKIPLLDKHGGEANTVVVNIEKPEQKGFVTYNSNAVEDVEDGEVIGIITLEDVFEELLQEEIVDETDVYIDVHKSRIRVAAAAAASSVARAPSTRRLQKSSAVGPGKQ, from the exons ATGGATTGGTCGGTTAATACGGCGGCGATGGTTTCGCCCTTCGCCGATTCCAACGACATCGAATTTGGGAATCCGTGGTGGTTTGTCTTCGCCGGCGTCTCCTGCTTCCTCGTTCTCTTCGCCGGAATCATGTCCGGTTTGACTCTCGGATTGATGTCTCTCGGAATCGTTGAGCTCGAGATACTGCAGCGGAGCGGCACTTCCACGGAGAAGAAACAAGCTG CTGTTATTTTTCCGGTGGTTCAGAAGCAGCACCAACTTCTTGTAACCCTACTACTGTGCAATGCTGCTGCGATGGAG GCTCTCCCACTATATCTGGACAAGCTGTTTCATCCTGTTGTTGCTGTCATTCTGTCGGTGACGTTTGTTCTGGCTTTTGGTGAG ATAATCCCTCAAGCAGCATGCTCCAGATATGGGTTGGCTGTGGGTGCCAATTGTGTGTGGCTTGTGCGCATTTTGATGATTATTTGCTACCCGATTGCTTACCCTATTGGAAAG ATCCTCGATTTTGTCTTGGGCCATCAAGATGCTTTATTTAGGCGACCTCAACTAAAGGCTCTTGTATCTATCCATAGCCAGGAG GCAGGCAGAGGTGGTGAACTTACTCATGATGAAGCAACAATTATTAATGGAGCACTAGATTTGACAGAAAAG ACAGCTGAGGAGGCAATGACACCCATTGAATCAACATTTTCTCTTGATGCGAACACCAAACTGAACTG GGAAACTATTGGAAAAATCCTTGCACGGGGTCATAGTCGCATTCCTGTGTACTTAGGGAACCCAAAGAACATTATCGGACTTCTGCTG GTAAAGAATCTCCTCACTGTAAGAGCTGAAGTGGAGACTCCAGTTAGTGCGGTTTCAATCAGGAGAATGCCAAG AGTACCAGCAGATATGCCCTTGTATGATATTCTTAATGAGTTTCAAAAGGGTGGCAGCCACATAGCAGCTGTAGTAAAGgtgagagagaaggagaagaagctTATTTCCTCTAATGTGATGGTTGGAGAGAAAATTTCAACCAAAGGTGATTCGCAATTGAAAATCCCATTGCTCGACAAGCATGGTGGAGAAGCAAATACTGTTGTGGTCAACATCGAGAAGCCTGAGCAAAAGGGTTTCGTGACATACAACTCGAATGCTGTAGAGGATGTTGAAGATGGAGAAGTTATCGGCATAATCACCTTGGAAGACGTATTTGAAGAACTTCTGCAG GAGGAAATTGTTGATGAGACAGATGTTTATATAGATGTGCATAAAAG CAGAATACGTGTAGCTGCCGCTGCTGCAGCTTCTTCAGTTGCTCGAGCTCCTTCGACTCGTAGGCTTCAAAAGTCATCCGCA GTCGGCCCAGGCAAGCAATGA
- the LOC125202434 gene encoding DUF21 domain-containing protein At4g14240-like isoform X1, protein MDWSVNTAAMVSPFADSNDIEFGNPWWFVFAGVSCFLVLFAGIMSGLTLGLMSLGIVELEILQRSGTSTEKKQAAVIFPVVQKQHQLLVTLLLCNAAAMEALPLYLDKLFHPVVAVILSVTFVLAFGEIIPQAACSRYGLAVGANCVWLVRILMIICYPIAYPIGKILDFVLGHQDALFRRPQLKALVSIHSQEAGRGGELTHDEATIINGALDLTEKTAEEAMTPIESTFSLDANTKLNWETIGKILARGHSRIPVYLGNPKNIIGLLLVKNLLTVRAEVETPVSAVSIRRMPRVPADMPLYDILNEFQKGGSHIAAVVKVREKEKKLISSNVMVGEKISTKGDSQLKIPLLDKHGGEANTVVVNIEKPEQKGFVTYNSNAVEDVEDGEVIGIITLEDVFEELLQEEIVDETDVYIDVHKRIRVAAAAAASSVARAPSTRRLQKSSAVGPGKQ, encoded by the exons ATGGATTGGTCGGTTAATACGGCGGCGATGGTTTCGCCCTTCGCCGATTCCAACGACATCGAATTTGGGAATCCGTGGTGGTTTGTCTTCGCCGGCGTCTCCTGCTTCCTCGTTCTCTTCGCCGGAATCATGTCCGGTTTGACTCTCGGATTGATGTCTCTCGGAATCGTTGAGCTCGAGATACTGCAGCGGAGCGGCACTTCCACGGAGAAGAAACAAGCTG CTGTTATTTTTCCGGTGGTTCAGAAGCAGCACCAACTTCTTGTAACCCTACTACTGTGCAATGCTGCTGCGATGGAG GCTCTCCCACTATATCTGGACAAGCTGTTTCATCCTGTTGTTGCTGTCATTCTGTCGGTGACGTTTGTTCTGGCTTTTGGTGAG ATAATCCCTCAAGCAGCATGCTCCAGATATGGGTTGGCTGTGGGTGCCAATTGTGTGTGGCTTGTGCGCATTTTGATGATTATTTGCTACCCGATTGCTTACCCTATTGGAAAG ATCCTCGATTTTGTCTTGGGCCATCAAGATGCTTTATTTAGGCGACCTCAACTAAAGGCTCTTGTATCTATCCATAGCCAGGAG GCAGGCAGAGGTGGTGAACTTACTCATGATGAAGCAACAATTATTAATGGAGCACTAGATTTGACAGAAAAG ACAGCTGAGGAGGCAATGACACCCATTGAATCAACATTTTCTCTTGATGCGAACACCAAACTGAACTG GGAAACTATTGGAAAAATCCTTGCACGGGGTCATAGTCGCATTCCTGTGTACTTAGGGAACCCAAAGAACATTATCGGACTTCTGCTG GTAAAGAATCTCCTCACTGTAAGAGCTGAAGTGGAGACTCCAGTTAGTGCGGTTTCAATCAGGAGAATGCCAAG AGTACCAGCAGATATGCCCTTGTATGATATTCTTAATGAGTTTCAAAAGGGTGGCAGCCACATAGCAGCTGTAGTAAAGgtgagagagaaggagaagaagctTATTTCCTCTAATGTGATGGTTGGAGAGAAAATTTCAACCAAAGGTGATTCGCAATTGAAAATCCCATTGCTCGACAAGCATGGTGGAGAAGCAAATACTGTTGTGGTCAACATCGAGAAGCCTGAGCAAAAGGGTTTCGTGACATACAACTCGAATGCTGTAGAGGATGTTGAAGATGGAGAAGTTATCGGCATAATCACCTTGGAAGACGTATTTGAAGAACTTCTGCAG GAGGAAATTGTTGATGAGACAGATGTTTATATAGATGTGCATAAAAG AATACGTGTAGCTGCCGCTGCTGCAGCTTCTTCAGTTGCTCGAGCTCCTTCGACTCGTAGGCTTCAAAAGTCATCCGCA GTCGGCCCAGGCAAGCAATGA
- the LOC125198057 gene encoding probable serine/threonine-protein kinase kinX, which translates to MSFQKIYDSLRDLFPMVDDRALRAVAIDHINDVDAAVEAVLEEIIPFFTERSAPTNPLTWSAIAGESSYSYGSSSVRTEFEDQADDDHNSIFVSGKKESADVGLSESVGDASAGHLEVETHDDIHSQAESVVVVGETREGPCCIETLEDSQTERTITAEDESSNAQPKMDCIQQNKDDADGIALEVEASDINGSDLDEYDENEDDENEDYENEDDENEDYENEDEYDENEDEYDENGDEYDENGDEYDEYDENEDDEYDEDEDYENGDEYEYDENEDEYDENEDDEYDENEDDENDLNEPNLSSSTTDSTSSEEHLIVLDESTLNSSMCSQNGTNIDHLEEIIADARNNKKTLFMEMESVINLMKQVKVKEHAAEQAKTEAARVEMDLQNEIKELKITIKHAKEANDMHAGDVCGEKVILTTELRDLHSRLVSLNDDRDKSLADLDEIRQCLEGRLAAAENEIESAVVKKFEDEKCGKLSIIKGKLIMEQVVQESKNLRQQAEDNAKLHAFLVDRGQLVDTLQGEIAVICEDVKQLKEKFDQRLPLSRSLFSTQTSFLLASSNSSLKSSVQDQVEVVAVRDDDRLETGDHNKVPEDEIASADPKALAEDDDGWVLFESPKANAGVSSDDELRE; encoded by the exons ATGAGTTTCCAGAAAATCTACGACTCACTGCGAGATCTTTTTCCGATG GTTGATGATCGAGCTCTTAGAGCTGTTGCGATTGATCATATCAACGATGTTGATGCGGCTGTTGAAGCAGTGCTTGAGGAGATAATTCCTTTCTTCACTGAAAGATCTGCACCAACTAATCCTTTGACTTGGAGTGCTATTGCGGGCGAATCATCATATTCATACG GTAGCTCGTCTGTGAGAACAGAGTTCGAAGATCAAGCTGATGATGATCATAATAGTATTTTTGTTAGTGGAAAGAAAGAATCTGCTGATGTTGGGCTAAGTGAATCTGTTGGTGATGCAAGTGCAGGGCATCTTGAAGTGGAAACTCATGATGACATTCATTCTCAGGCTGAATCAGTGGTGGTGGTAGGTGAAACTAGAGAGGGACCTTGTTGTATTGAAACTTTGGAAGACTCTCAAACAGAGAGAACTATTACAGCAGAAGATGAGAGTAGTAATGCACAGCCGAAGATGGATTGCATTCAGCAAAACAAAGATGATGCTGATGGGATTGCATTAGAGGTGGAGGCATCTGACATCAATGGGAGTGATTTGGATGAATATGATGAGAATGAAGATGATGAGAATGAAGATTACGAGAATGAAGATGATGAGAATGAAGATTACGAGAATGAAGACGAATATGATGAGAATGAAGACGAATATGATGAGAATGGAGACGAATATGATGAGAATGGAGACGAATATGATGAATATGATGAgaatgaagatgatgaataTGATGAGGATGAAGATTACGAGAATGGAGACgaatatgaatatgatgaGAATGAAGATGAATATGATGAgaatgaagatgatgaataTGATGAGAATGAAGATGATGAGAATGATTTAAATGAACCAAATTTATCCTCGTCTACTACTGACAGTACTTCCAGTGAGGAACACCTGATTGTTTTAGATGAATCAACCTTGAACTCTTCCATGTGTAGTCAAAATGGTACTAATATTGATCACTTGGAGGAAATCATTGCAGATGCAAGAAATAATAAG AAAACATTGTTCATGGAAATGGAGTCTGTCATCAACTTGATGAAGCAAGTGAAGGTCAAGGAGCATGCTGCAGAACAGGCCAAAACTGAAGCTGCAAGAGTGGAGATGGATTTGCAGAATGAGATTAAGGAGCTGAAAATAACGATCAAACATGCGAAGGAGGCAAATGACATG CATGCTGGGGATGTTTGTGGTGAGAAAGTCATCTTGACAACAGAGCTGAGAGACCTCCATTCTCGCTTGGTTTCCCTCAATGATGACAGGGATAAATCACTTGCAGATCTTGATGAG ATACGTCAATGTTTAGAGGGTCGACTAGCTGCTGCTGAGAATGAAATAGAATCTGCAGTGGTGAAAAAATTTGAGGATGAAAAATGTGGAAAGCTATCCATTATTAAAGGGAAATTAATTATGGAACAAGTGGTACAAGAATCAAAGAACCTGAGACAACAGGCTGAAGATAATGCTAAG TTACATGCGTTTCTTGTGGATCGTGGGCAACTGGTAGATACGTTACA GGGAGAAATAGCTGTTATATGTGAGGATGTGAAGCAGCTAAAGGAGAAATTTGACCAGCGTCTTCCGCTTAGCAGATCACTTTTCTCCACTCAGACGAGCTTCCTCTTAGCTTCTTCGAACTCATCCTTGAAAAGCTCGGTTCAAGATCAAGTGGAGGTCGTGGCAGTCAGAGATGATGACCGTTTGGAGACTGGAGATCACAACAAGGTCCCTGAAGACGAAATAGCTAGTGCAGACCCCAAGGCGCTTGCAGAAGACGACGATGGATGGGTACTTTTTGAAAGCCCCAAAGCTAACGCGGGTGTATCTTCGGATGATGAATTGAGAGAATAA
- the LOC125201946 gene encoding probable glutathione peroxidase 4 has translation MGASSSVPEKSIHEFTLKDNKGNDVNLSSYKGKVSLVVNVASKCGFTNSNYTQLTELHLKYKDKGFEILAFPCNQFLNQEPGISQDAEQFACSRFKAEYPIFQKV, from the exons atgGGCGCTTCTTCTTCAGTCCCAGAAAAGTCCATACACGAATTCACTCTCAAG GACAACAAAGGTAATGATGTCAACTTGAGTAGCTATAAGGGGAAAGTCTCGCTTGTTGTTAATGTTGCTTCCAAATG TGGGTTCACGAATTCGAATTATACCCAATTGACTGAGCTTCACTTGAAATACAAGGATAAAG GTTTCGAGATATTGGCATTCCCGTGCAACCAGTTCTTGAATCAAGAACCTGGAATAAGCCAAGATGCAGAACAATTTGCTTGCTCCAGATTCAAAGCTGAGTATCCCATTTTCCAGAAGGTATAA
- the LOC125214364 gene encoding EID1-like F-box protein 3, which translates to MGEWGSASQVPRLSESANSGLVNERVLFLVFEYMKWDIRTLCRVAAVSWKLRALAKRLLWRELCIYRAPRMIATLTEGATNSRIIGGWPALAKLLFFCGGCESTRHFRLSRASPGHFAEESRFSKTSGMSFLAKSCRGDVLYVSDPCEHAAAAEEGRRHDDVGVYRGVFRAFFKSRTRECLIRKRIGFEEGMRCPYCAARVWSMTAARMIPKKSAARKLGSGDGAVEYFVCLNGHLHGLCWLVHLSSDDGGGGDEEEEEEEGSFCSGEEDDDGHNRNYANNGN; encoded by the coding sequence ATGGGCGAGTGGGGGAGCGCGAGTCAGGTGCCCAGACTCAGTGAGTCGGCGAACTCGGGCCTGGTCAACGAGCGAGTTCTGTTTCTGGTGTTCGAGTACATGAAGTGGGACATCCGCACGCTCTGCCGAGTCGCGGCGGTGAGCTGGAAGCTCCGCGCGCTGGCGAAGCGGCTGCTGTGGCGCGAGCTCTGCATCTACCGCGCGCCGCGGATGATCGCGACGCTCACGGAGGGGGCGACGAACAGCCGGATCATCGGGGGATGGCCGGCGCTGGCGAAGCTCCTCTTCTTCTGCGGCGGATGCGAGTCGACTCGGCATTTCCGGCTGAGTCGCGCCTCGCCGGGGCACTTCGCCGAGGAATCGCGATTCTCGAAGACGTCGGGGATGAGCTTCCTAGCGAAGAGCTGCAGGGGAGACGTGCTGTACGTGAGCGATCCGTGCGAGcacgcggcggcggcggaggaggggaGGCGGCACGACGACGTCGGGGTATACCGAGGGGTATTTAGGGCTTTTTTCAAATCGAGGACGCGGGAATGCCTAATTAGGAAGCGGATCGGATTCGAGGAGGGGATGCGGTGCCCTTACTGCGCGGCTAGGGTGTGGAGCATGACGGCGGCGAGGATGATTCCGAAGAAATCCGCCGCTAGGAAGCTCGGATCCGGCGATGGCGCGGTGGAGTATTTCGTGTGTCTGAACGGGCACCTCCACGGCCTGTGCTGGCTGGTGCACTTGTCCTCCgacgacggcggcggcggagatgaggaggaggaagaagaagagggcAGTTTCTGCAGCGGCGAGGAAGACGATGATGGCCACAACCGTAATTACGCTAACAACGGTAACTAA